The window GGTCATATTGGATGGTCATCATAGATATTATGCTAGTTTATCATTAGGCTTACCTAAGATTCCAGCAATAATGATAGATTATAACTCTGAACAAGTAGAAGTGAGGGAGTGGAATAGAATTATAGCCCCAGATAATAGTATAAGGGACTTCCTTAGAGTTTTTAGATTTAGTCTTGATGGAAAATATTGTGTAAGTTACAAATCTGACGTTGTTTTTTGTGACGATAATATTTATTCACTGTATTGGAAGGAGGAAGCAATAGAACAACTCTTATTTAGAATGGGTTATAATGTGATAAAAACTGCTGATCAGGAAGCTACAATTTCCATCCCACCAGTACCCAAAAACGTAGTAATAGATTTTTCCTATAAAGGCTTGAGATTTCCGCCAAAATCTACTAGACATATATATCACTTTTATATACCTAAACAAAGAATAATTTTGCAATGGGATTAACTGATATATTTTTGAATCTACTTCTATTCGTTTACCCAGCCGTATTTATAATTTATCA is drawn from Sulfolobus acidocaldarius SUSAZ and contains these coding sequences:
- a CDS encoding chromosome partitioning protein ParB, translating into MSNYQLEWVSPKQLRPHEDVISSIVNENIEMLRKDNTMAPIIVDKNSMVILDGHHRYYASLSLGLPKIPAIMIDYNSEQVEVREWNRIIAPDNSIRDFLRVFRFSLDGKYCVSYKSDVVFCDDNIYSLYWKEEAIEQLLFRMGYNVIKTADQEATISIPPVPKNVVIDFSYKGLRFPPKSTRHIYHFYIPKQRIILQWD